Sequence from the Rhizobium sp. TH2 genome:
CGAACTTGGTGCGCATGTCTCGGTCTGAGACAAATATTCCACATATTAGCGAACTGCGACATTTCGGCTCCCGGCGCCCCAACAAGATATTGGGATGCCGGGAGACGTTTTTTCGCCATGTTCATCGGCTCTTTGCAGGCTCGGGATACGGGACGGAACAAGGGCCGGGAATATTGATTTTCACGAAACGCTATAGTTTTGCGCATACATTCGACGTGCCTAATTTAACGGTTAACCAATCATCAAGGTTAATGCATCACTATCGTCCACACTGGTTCTTGTTGCAGAGTGGGGTAGCGTTCCTGTGTCAAAGCGTAAATCTAAGTCGCGGCGTTCGGGCATGATCTATTCGAAATGGCTCGCCCCGTCGATCTTTGCACTTGCCGGCCTCATGAGTTTTCCGAATGCCGCGGCGCAAGCCGATATCGCCTCGATGATATCAGCGAACCTCACCAAGGGTGAGAGCTGGCGCAGCTTCATGGTCGATTCCCCCGCAGGCTCCATCCATCAGGAAGAACTGGTCTTCGCCCATCACGAGGAAGAAGCGCTGCCGAAAACGCGCGGCTTGGTGATGCCCGACGGCAAACTCGTGGCGCTTTCGCCGAACGAAAAGGTCGTCCCTGTCACCCCTGACGAGGATCGTGTCAATCGGCGGCTCAAAAAGGGCCGCATCATCGCCGTCGAGCGCATCCGGCCGCCTAAGGATTTCACCGCCGGCACCATCCTCGACCGCCAGGCAAGCCTGTTCTCGGCCGAGCCTATGGAAGACCAGAAGACGGCGTTCATCAAGTCTGACATCCTTGACAAGGGAATGGATATCGCGCTGGCCTTCCACAAGAACCGCGCCAAGGTCGATGATTATGGCGTCCCCGCCATGCTCGCGAGCCTGGTGACCAATGACGAGGCGGACAGCCTGGCCACCGCCTATTCCAACCCCGAGCCGGATTATGCCGAAGTCTCGCCCTTCGATTCCATCCTGACGGAGAACACGACCAAGCGCTTCGTGCCGAAGATCGACGCCGTCCATCACAACTGGGCGACATCAGTGCTGCCGGCAAGCGTGTTTACGCCCAGGGAACAGCAGTGCCTCGCCGAGGCGATCTATTTCGAATCGATCACCGAACCACTCAAGGGCCAGGCCGCCGTGGCCCAGGTCGTGCTCAACCGGGTGCGCAATCCGACCTTCCCGAACACGATCTGCGGCGTCGTCTACCAGAACGAAGACTGGCGCAACCGTTGTCAGTTCTCCTTCGCCTGCGACCGAATTCCCGACCGCGTGACCGACAAGTCGAAGTTCAAGACGGCCAAGGACATCGCGATGGCCGTGACCGCCGGCAAGATCTATCTCAAGGAAGTCGGCGATTCGACGCACTACCACGCCACCTACGTGCGGCCGAACTGGGGACGCACGATGAAGAAGGTCGGGCGCATCGGCCTGCACATCTTCTACCGCACCCGCTACGGCGGTTGGAGCTGACAGATTCTTCGCGCGGGCGGTCTTCAGCGCCGCTTGCTGCACCGCAAATCGAAGAATCTTCTTTTGAATCAGCTAAATCGTTGATTTTTATGAATAAATTCCCCCTTAATTTCATTCCTCGTCGCCTTGACGAAATCACGGAGTGTAACTATGTTGCACGCGGCTTGAAGGCGGGGGTCTCCACCTCTCACGGCAGTTGAAATTCAGCTTGTGGGCTCGGGTTTCCTCGGCTAAGGCTCGGCCTCCAATGGAGGTCAGGTATGGAGACGGACCGCAAGGATAGTCTGGAAGAGCGACGCGATAGCCTTCATCAGAAGCTTGAGCAGGCGCGGCCGAAAGACGAGGGGATCGAAAAGTCTAGTGATGTTAGCCGCAAAGGCTACTCCGAGGCTTTGAAAATTTCCTCCGAATTCATTTCCGCCATCGTGGTGGGAGGGATCCTCGGTTACCTTCTGGACCTTCTTCTTCCGACGAAGCCATGGGGATTGATCGTTTTTGTCCTCCTCGGCTTTGTTGCCGGTGTACTGAATGTGTTGCGCACGACCGGCAAGGTCAGTTCGCCGCATCCGGTGGACCGGATCGGAAAGCACAGGGATAAAGACAAGCAGTAGGCGCCCGCCGCCGGCTGTAGAAATGCGAAGCGAGAGAGATCAGACGTGGCGACACCAGACAAGGTAGATCCCATCCACCAGTTCCACCTCAACACGATCGTGGATCTGGGCAGGTACGACTTCACCAATTCCGGCCTCTTCATGGTCCTGACGGTGGTCGTGGCGACAGCCTTCCTGCTCTGGGCCTCCGCGCCGAAGGCCGTCATTCCCGGCCGCTGGCAGTCGATTGCCGAACTCTCCTATGAATTTGTGGCGAAAATGCTGAAGGACGCGACCGGCCACGGTGGCGAGAAGTTCTTTCCGCTGGTTTTCTCGCTCTTCCTCTTCGTGCTCGTTTCCAATTTCTTCGGCATGATCCCCGGCTTCTTCACCGTCGGCTCGCAGATCATCGTCACCATCTGCCTCGCTTTGTTGGTGATCGGCACGGTCGTCGTTTACGGTATCTACAAGCACGGCTTCAAATTCTTCAGCATCTTCGTGCCCTCGGGCGTGCCGATGGTCCTGATCCCGCTCGTGACGTTTATCGAGATCATTTCCTTCCTCTCTCGTCCGGTCAGCCTCTCGGTTCGTCTCTTCGCGAACCTGCTCGCCGGTCACATCACGCTCAAGGTCTTCGCCGGCTTCGTCTTCTCGCTCGGCATGCTTGGCCCGCTCGGCATTGCCGGCGCCATCCTGCCGCTGCTGATGACCATCGGTCTCACCGGCCTCGAATTCCTGGTCGCCTTCCTGCAGGCCTATGTGTTTGCGGTTCTGACCTGCATGTATCTCAACGACGCGCTCCATCCGGGGCACTGAGTTTCACCGAACACGCGGAGCGCGCCCGCTCCGCTGGAATAGCCGCAACAAACGACTTAAAGGAGTTCTACAATGGACGCGGAAGCAGCAAAGTACATCGGCGCCGGTATTGC
This genomic interval carries:
- a CDS encoding F0F1 ATP synthase subunit A, which encodes MATPDKVDPIHQFHLNTIVDLGRYDFTNSGLFMVLTVVVATAFLLWASAPKAVIPGRWQSIAELSYEFVAKMLKDATGHGGEKFFPLVFSLFLFVLVSNFFGMIPGFFTVGSQIIVTICLALLVIGTVVVYGIYKHGFKFFSIFVPSGVPMVLIPLVTFIEIISFLSRPVSLSVRLFANLLAGHITLKVFAGFVFSLGMLGPLGIAGAILPLLMTIGLTGLEFLVAFLQAYVFAVLTCMYLNDALHPGH
- a CDS encoding AtpZ/AtpI family protein encodes the protein METDRKDSLEERRDSLHQKLEQARPKDEGIEKSSDVSRKGYSEALKISSEFISAIVVGGILGYLLDLLLPTKPWGLIVFVLLGFVAGVLNVLRTTGKVSSPHPVDRIGKHRDKDKQ
- a CDS encoding cell wall hydrolase; this translates as MIYSKWLAPSIFALAGLMSFPNAAAQADIASMISANLTKGESWRSFMVDSPAGSIHQEELVFAHHEEEALPKTRGLVMPDGKLVALSPNEKVVPVTPDEDRVNRRLKKGRIIAVERIRPPKDFTAGTILDRQASLFSAEPMEDQKTAFIKSDILDKGMDIALAFHKNRAKVDDYGVPAMLASLVTNDEADSLATAYSNPEPDYAEVSPFDSILTENTTKRFVPKIDAVHHNWATSVLPASVFTPREQQCLAEAIYFESITEPLKGQAAVAQVVLNRVRNPTFPNTICGVVYQNEDWRNRCQFSFACDRIPDRVTDKSKFKTAKDIAMAVTAGKIYLKEVGDSTHYHATYVRPNWGRTMKKVGRIGLHIFYRTRYGGWS